The proteins below come from a single Deltaproteobacteria bacterium genomic window:
- a CDS encoding methyltransferase domain-containing protein gives MANRLLGGGFQDVDRTGTPEAFAKYLEHIGTDERVRRLNRKRAEAAGIAAGHRVLDVGCGVGFDASLLAELVAPAGKVIGIDHSAAMVERAAARLAGSGLPVEFRTADAHALPFDGGAFDAAWTERVLVHVTDPAQVVREMIRVVRPGGTVVIAEADYHAYVIDSLDPAVAQQVVARHARGLRHADIGRRVRRLCVEAGAAEVRMRPEVRLVYDLDYADKVLLLRELLAAAVAEGALAAEQAAAWRSGLEELQRKGTFLVALPFFVAFARVGG, from the coding sequence ATGGCGAATCGGCTTCTCGGAGGCGGTTTTCAGGACGTCGATCGGACCGGTACACCCGAGGCCTTCGCGAAGTACCTGGAGCACATCGGCACGGACGAGCGCGTCCGCCGGCTGAACCGCAAGCGCGCCGAAGCCGCCGGCATCGCCGCCGGCCACCGCGTGCTGGACGTCGGCTGCGGCGTCGGGTTCGACGCGAGCCTGCTCGCCGAGCTGGTGGCGCCGGCCGGCAAGGTGATCGGCATCGATCACAGCGCGGCGATGGTGGAGCGTGCCGCCGCCCGTCTCGCCGGCAGCGGGCTGCCCGTCGAGTTTCGCACCGCCGACGCACACGCGCTGCCCTTCGACGGCGGCGCCTTCGACGCGGCCTGGACGGAGCGGGTACTGGTGCATGTGACGGACCCCGCGCAGGTCGTGCGCGAGATGATCCGTGTCGTCCGGCCGGGCGGCACGGTCGTGATCGCCGAGGCGGACTACCATGCCTACGTCATCGACTCGCTCGACCCCGCGGTGGCGCAGCAGGTCGTCGCCCGGCACGCGCGCGGGCTCCGCCATGCCGACATCGGCCGCCGCGTGCGCCGCCTGTGCGTCGAGGCGGGTGCGGCCGAGGTGCGGATGCGGCCCGAGGTGCGGCTGGTCTACGACCTCGACTACGCGGACAAGGTGCTCCTGCTGCGCGAGCTCCTCGCGGCCGCGGTTGCCGAGGGCGCGCTCGCCGCCGAGCAGGCGGCGGCGTGGCGGTCCGGCCTCGAGGAGCTGCAGCGAAAGGGCACGTTCCTCGTCGCCCTGCCGTTCTTCGTGGCGTTCGCACGGGTGGGCGGATAG
- a CDS encoding nucleotidyltransferase domain-containing protein has protein sequence MAETNITDLLEALRSYRPERIYLVGSYARGEEDELSDIDLVIIKDTTAPFLERMREVGRLLPAELGGIDLLVYSPGEFAAMLAAGNAFAEMVAEEGRLVYDAKAQG, from the coding sequence ATGGCTGAAACGAACATCACGGATCTTCTCGAGGCGCTTCGATCTTACCGACCGGAGCGAATCTACCTCGTCGGGTCGTACGCGCGCGGCGAGGAGGACGAGCTGAGCGACATCGATCTCGTGATCATCAAAGATACGACGGCGCCGTTCTTGGAGCGGATGCGGGAGGTGGGACGGTTGCTTCCCGCCGAGCTCGGGGGCATCGACCTGCTCGTCTACTCGCCGGGCGAGTTCGCGGCGATGCTCGCCGCCGGGAACGCGTTTGCGGAGATGGTCGCCGAGGAGGGGCGGCTCGTCTATGACGCAAAAGCGCAAGGGTGA
- a CDS encoding HEPN domain-containing protein, which translates to MTQKRKGEATRWFQQAAHDLRAARWNVQGGFHDTACFLSQQAGEKALKSLLYYVGARRAALLTHSLVEMITHAAKQIPGLKGFIEDARELDLHYIPSRYPNGLPSGYPHAFYGRATADKAVEAAQRIIDAVAGHYRGAGEHDILEPPDEQ; encoded by the coding sequence ATGACGCAAAAGCGCAAGGGTGAAGCCACCCGGTGGTTCCAGCAGGCCGCGCACGACCTCAGGGCCGCGCGCTGGAACGTGCAGGGTGGGTTTCACGACACCGCCTGCTTCCTGTCGCAGCAGGCCGGGGAGAAGGCGTTGAAGTCGCTCTTGTACTACGTGGGCGCGCGGCGAGCCGCTCTCCTGACGCACTCGCTCGTCGAGATGATCACGCACGCCGCGAAGCAGATCCCGGGCCTGAAGGGATTCATCGAGGACGCCCGGGAACTCGACCTCCACTACATCCCCTCAAGGTACCCGAACGGTCTGCCGAGCGGCTACCCGCATGCCTTCTACGGAAGGGCGACCGCAGACAAAGCCGTCGAGGCGGCCCAACGGATCATCGACGCCGTCGCCGGCCACTACCGCGGTGCCGGCGAGCACGACATCCTCGAACCGCCCGACGAGCAGTAA